A genome region from Methanobacterium subterraneum includes the following:
- a CDS encoding peptidylprolyl isomerase yields MPVNNGDFIKLEYTGKIIETGEIFDTTIEEVAEENEIHSDKKTYGPISIIVGGGHVLKGMEDALVEMEESGEKTIELPPEEAFGERDPNLIQLVPMSEFKKQGIKPQVGMAITSEGNTGIIRSVSGGRVRLDFNHELAGKNLEYQVKVVEIIEDDTEKVKSMIDLHYPQPNLDAEKHQVTIEDDKVVIAMDEMAKFDQRPYMDITMARFRIARDIQENMDIATVEFVDSFTRKEEVEESTEEEVSTEEVPEKLTEEETKEE; encoded by the coding sequence ATGCCAGTGAATAATGGAGACTTTATAAAGCTTGAATACACCGGAAAGATTATTGAAACCGGTGAAATCTTTGACACCACCATTGAAGAAGTAGCAGAGGAAAATGAAATACATTCAGATAAGAAAACCTACGGACCCATATCTATAATTGTGGGTGGAGGTCATGTACTCAAGGGCATGGAAGATGCCCTGGTGGAAATGGAAGAAAGTGGAGAAAAAACCATCGAATTACCTCCTGAAGAAGCCTTCGGTGAACGTGACCCTAACCTAATCCAGTTAGTTCCCATGTCTGAGTTCAAAAAACAGGGCATAAAACCCCAGGTGGGAATGGCCATAACCTCAGAAGGAAACACCGGTATTATAAGGAGTGTTAGTGGAGGCCGTGTAAGGCTGGACTTCAACCATGAACTAGCTGGTAAAAATCTGGAATACCAGGTTAAAGTAGTGGAAATCATTGAAGATGACACCGAAAAGGTCAAAAGCATGATCGACCTCCATTATCCTCAACCCAACCTGGATGCTGAAAAACACCAAGTAACAATTGAAGATGATAAAGTGGTCATTGCCATGGATGAAATGGCCAAATTTGACCAGCGCCCTTACATGGATATAACCATGGCCCGTTTCCGTATAGCACGGGACATCCAGGAAAACATGGATATTGCTACGGTAGAATTTGTGGACTCATTCACCCGTAAAGAAGAAGTAGAAGAGTCTACTGAAGAAGAAGTTTCTACTGAAGAAGTTCCTGAAAAACTAACTGAAGAAGAAACCAAAGAAGAATAG
- a CDS encoding nucleotidyltransferase family protein, which produces MSSSEDIVKEIIALDRKRFLQDARLRPQSQYKQSKSGLSDTKILADFTEYNPLHKGHLHCLLEAKKMVPTGIFVAVVPGLFERSGRGVPYIMTRQARAEAAIAVGADIVIEGPPMGIMGSGQYSICLAKTFQALDADNIPRGYKRDPEFERLLEKIGKGRGIAPKPYRMVDMESGEVLLKGRLNEDNYVIVSLSKSLTKIGFKFKDKFIFVPRLEGISGTIIREAVLSGVLDSAKQMLPPETITILKREMENGRAPLHQFRDEETILYTANQATVPDLKSLSLLDDRTIENIINKRPFNSVEEIRRCIARGFSRHHTQRVLSSLEARIDRDTMHRYIENYPSTIRILNYKNKEVLREFKKRISHRRLEICQ; this is translated from the coding sequence ATGTCCTCCAGTGAAGATATAGTTAAAGAAATTATTGCCCTGGATCGCAAAAGATTTCTGCAAGATGCGAGGCTACGACCTCAATCGCAGTATAAGCAATCTAAATCAGGCCTATCTGATACTAAGATATTGGCTGATTTCACAGAATACAATCCACTGCATAAAGGTCATTTGCACTGTCTTCTTGAGGCTAAAAAGATGGTTCCCACTGGAATATTCGTTGCAGTGGTTCCAGGACTATTCGAACGCAGTGGTCGGGGAGTACCCTACATCATGACTCGTCAAGCTCGTGCGGAGGCAGCAATAGCTGTTGGTGCTGATATAGTAATTGAAGGGCCGCCTATGGGTATAATGGGCTCTGGACAGTACTCGATCTGTCTGGCGAAAACATTCCAGGCCCTGGATGCTGACAACATACCCCGAGGATATAAGAGAGATCCTGAATTTGAAAGACTACTGGAAAAAATAGGTAAGGGAAGAGGTATTGCTCCTAAACCCTACCGTATGGTGGACATGGAAAGCGGAGAAGTCCTATTGAAAGGACGGCTAAATGAGGATAACTATGTCATTGTATCCCTATCAAAATCCCTCACCAAAATCGGTTTCAAATTTAAGGATAAATTTATATTCGTACCCCGTTTGGAAGGTATAAGTGGTACCATAATCCGTGAGGCAGTTTTATCTGGAGTTTTAGATTCGGCAAAGCAAATGTTGCCTCCTGAAACCATTACTATCTTAAAGAGAGAAATGGAGAATGGAAGAGCACCACTCCATCAGTTCAGGGATGAAGAAACCATACTTTACACTGCCAACCAAGCCACAGTCCCTGATCTCAAATCCCTTAGTCTGCTTGATGATCGCACTATTGAAAATATTATCAATAAAAGACCATTCAATTCGGTGGAAGAAATTAGAAGGTGTATTGCGCGTGGATTCAGCAGACACCACACTCAAAGGGTTTTATCATCATTGGAGGCGCGGATTGACCGGGACACCATGCACCGATATATTGAGAATTACCCATCAACCATACGCATATTAAACTATAAAAATAAAGAAGTGCTAAGAGAATTTAAAAAGAGAATATCACATAGGAGGCTAGAGATATGCCAGTGA
- a CDS encoding dihydroorotase yields MMDLCITNCRLDINSKEVCLGIEDGKIVSIKKLPSNASSIIDVKGKLVLPGLIDAHVHFRDPGLTIKEDFYTGSAAAAAGGFTTIMDMPNTIPPTNTPHAFQKKMEIARKKSLVDFGLHVGVGDLSNIGELAKLRPASFKIFMDLVDDDFLMDAFSKINVVSGDHLISLHAEDPQVVNQCTHEMKMKGSSPELYAEARPPQAEIEAVVSAISLGNKFDQKIHFCHVSTRKSLKLITEAKKAGSKITSEITPHHLFLDSSYLKTYGNQAKTNPPLRDNENRLQVNDLNYIDIIGTDHAPHTLDEKKKDVWNAPPGVPGLETILPLLLTQLNQGKIAIGDIKRLLCETPAKIFNIPHKGFIREGMDADLVVVDLKKESVIDPAIFQSKAKYSPFEGFHVQGVPVMTMVRGQKVMEKGYILDNQGKCVYA; encoded by the coding sequence ATGATGGATTTATGTATCACAAACTGTAGACTGGATATAAATTCTAAAGAGGTTTGTTTGGGGATTGAAGATGGTAAAATAGTTTCCATTAAAAAATTACCATCTAATGCTAGTTCAATTATTGATGTTAAGGGTAAACTGGTTCTTCCTGGACTAATTGATGCCCATGTTCATTTCCGAGATCCAGGGCTAACTATTAAAGAAGATTTTTACACAGGGAGTGCTGCTGCCGCTGCGGGTGGTTTTACCACGATCATGGACATGCCCAATACAATCCCCCCTACCAACACCCCCCATGCTTTCCAGAAAAAAATGGAGATCGCCAGGAAGAAGAGTTTGGTGGACTTTGGACTACATGTGGGTGTTGGTGATCTATCCAATATTGGAGAACTTGCTAAATTACGGCCTGCATCTTTTAAGATCTTCATGGATCTAGTGGATGATGACTTTTTAATGGATGCTTTCAGCAAGATAAATGTGGTTTCCGGAGATCATCTGATCTCATTACATGCTGAAGATCCACAAGTGGTTAATCAGTGCACACACGAGATGAAAATGAAGGGATCCAGTCCGGAACTATATGCTGAAGCTCGTCCTCCCCAGGCAGAAATTGAAGCAGTTGTCTCAGCTATTTCATTGGGAAATAAGTTCGACCAAAAAATACATTTTTGCCATGTGAGCACCAGAAAATCTCTAAAACTCATCACTGAAGCCAAAAAGGCTGGATCAAAAATAACATCTGAAATTACTCCCCATCATTTATTTTTGGATTCGAGTTACCTGAAAACATATGGTAATCAGGCCAAAACCAATCCTCCCCTGCGTGATAATGAAAACCGGTTGCAGGTTAATGATTTAAATTATATTGACATTATTGGTACTGATCATGCTCCTCACACCCTCGATGAAAAGAAAAAGGATGTTTGGAATGCTCCTCCCGGTGTTCCAGGGTTAGAAACCATTCTTCCCCTGCTGTTAACCCAGTTAAACCAGGGAAAAATAGCCATTGGAGATATTAAACGATTGTTGTGTGAAACCCCTGCAAAAATATTCAATATCCCCCATAAAGGTTTCATAAGAGAGGGAATGGATGCTGATCTGGTTGTGGTGGATTTAAAGAAAGAAAGTGTTATTGATCCTGCTATTTTCCAGTCTAAAGCCAAATATTCACCATTTGAAGGTTTTCATGTTCAGGGAGTGCCGGTTATGACCATGGTACGTGGACAGAAAGTTATGGAAAAAGGTTATATTCTTGATAACCAGGGAAAATGTGTTTATGCTTAA